The genomic window TGGAGAAAGTATCTACGCCGACGGGCAAATGCAATCCATGTTGCTCAGTGGCTCCAATCGGGAGGATCACCATGTTGATTCCACCCTCTCGCAATTGGGTAATCTGCTCCCAAGTCAGTTCTTCCCAAAGCACAGGCTGGTTAGTAGGGTTATCTGGGTGGATCATCTCTCACTCCTCACCAGAGACTCTATCGGACATCCCGGTTGGCGGCGACGCTCTAAATAGTCCTGCATAATTTGGTGATAGCGTTCCTGTCCGAAAATAGCGTAGTGACCGGGATAGACCGTTTCTACAGGTAGCTTTTGCAAGCGCTCGTAGGTGGCTGTGTAGGTGGGAATGTGGCTGCAATGCAGTTCATCCAACAACTCACCATCGTAAATCACATCGCCAGAGAATAACTCTTGAGAGGCAGGATCGTACAAAGCAATACAGCCAGCCGAATGTCCGGGTAGATGCAACACTTCTAAGGCGCGATCGCCCAAATCCAGTACGTCTCCTTCTTGCAAAACCCTAGTGGGTTCAGCCGCTTGGAGGGTGTATTGCTCCACCGTAAACCCAGCGTGGGGTAGCAAATCAAAGTGTTCGGGTTTCACCCAGCCCTGTTCCGGTAAGCAGAGAGCCTCATAGTCATCGCCTTGCCGCAAAGCCTCTGCTTCCGCCGCGTGAATAGCTCGCTGGTCGAACTCATACAGTCCGCCTGCATGATCAAAATGAATGTGAGAGGCGATCGCTAGCAAAGGTTTATCAATCAGGGCAGCAATATGTTGCCGCAGACTGGCAACCCCTAACCCTGTATCAATCAACAGGTCTTGCGTTTGGCCTTTGATTAGCCAGAGATTGGCGCGATTGTAGGCGTAATAGTGAGGCTCTGTAATCAGATACAGGTCGTCTCTCAGCCGCTGGGTAGAAAACCAATGCTCACAGACGGGTTTGTTGCACATGATGATAGCGAACAGATGAGCAATGGATAATTAGGCTGCCTTCACGATGGAAGCATCATATATAGACTCGACCTTGAGAGCTTGGGGCACAAACTTAAAGTCGTAAGCAGCTTTGGCAGTCATCTCCAAATTGCCAATCAAGCTGTTGGCATTACTAGGATTAAAGCCGACGGATTTATTGCCCTCTAAATCAAATAGTTTCACGCCTTCCAATTGCGTTTTGATCTCCTCAGCGCTCACCCCCAGCCTTCTACCCGCTAGCTTGAGAGACTCGACATCACCTGCGTTCAGCAACTTCACCGCTTGATCGACTGCTTTGAGATAAGCTTGCAAATCTGTCTGACGGGTTTGTAGCAATGTGTCATGTACCGCAATCACATCTGCAATTAGGTTAGTATCCTTGGTAGAGAAAATAACTTCTCCTCCCCCTTGCTGCGCGGCTTTGCTCAGGTAAGGTTCATAGGAAACGGCAACATCTACTTGTTTGGCAGCAAAGGCCGTCGCAGCATCAGCCGCCGCTAGGTCTTTGACGGTCGCATCTGCCTCAGTCAGTCCTCCTCTTTCCAGGTAAGCTCGGAGAAGCACTTTCTCAAACAAAATATTTTCGCGGGCGATCGTTTTGCCTTTGACATCTTGAGGAGACTTGATCCCACGGCCAATAATGCCATCCGAGCCATTGGAGTAGTCCACCAAGTAGATCATTTTGATCGAAGGATCTTTAGCCGCCATTTGAATGGCATCCCCAGAGGTAAACCAACCGATATCTACTTTTCCTGCTAGGAACGCGGTCATCTCTTCTGTAGCACTCTGGAAAAACAGATCTTGAACTTTTAGTCCTGCTTGGGAGAAAAGATCCTTTCCTACCGCGACATGATGACCAGAATAACCTACCCAATTATTGGTAGCAGAAACCAACGCTTGAGATTGGGGCGCATTGGTATTGGGTTGCTGAGAGCAGGCAATGCTGAGGACTAAAGACAAGAACGCTAAACCCAGCAACCGAATCAAAGAAGGGAACTTACGCATGGAGTCTGATTGAGTTTAATTAACTAAAGAGCAACTGTGGCAACGTCGTGACGCAGAGTATGAATAATTTGTCGCTTAATATCGACAAAGGTGGGAGAAAGTTTAATATCCAATTCTCGATGTTCTGGCAGTTGAATCGTAATCTCTGCTTTGATTTGACCTGGATGGGCACTCATGACATAAACCCGTTGCGACAGGTAAATGGCTTCTTCGATGTCATGAGTAATCATCATCACCGTGACATGGGTTTGGTCCCAAAGCTCTAGTAAGAACTGCTGCATCTGTTCTTTCGTCTGAGCATCAAGAGCGCCAAACGGTTCATCCATCAGCAACACGGCTGGCTCATTGGC from Trichocoleus desertorum ATA4-8-CV12 includes these protein-coding regions:
- a CDS encoding MBL fold metallo-hydrolase; its protein translation is MCNKPVCEHWFSTQRLRDDLYLITEPHYYAYNRANLWLIKGQTQDLLIDTGLGVASLRQHIAALIDKPLLAIASHIHFDHAGGLYEFDQRAIHAAEAEALRQGDDYEALCLPEQGWVKPEHFDLLPHAGFTVEQYTLQAAEPTRVLQEGDVLDLGDRALEVLHLPGHSAGCIALYDPASQELFSGDVIYDGELLDELHCSHIPTYTATYERLQKLPVETVYPGHYAIFGQERYHQIMQDYLERRRQPGCPIESLVRSER
- a CDS encoding ABC transporter substrate-binding protein, whose protein sequence is MRKFPSLIRLLGLAFLSLVLSIACSQQPNTNAPQSQALVSATNNWVGYSGHHVAVGKDLFSQAGLKVQDLFFQSATEEMTAFLAGKVDIGWFTSGDAIQMAAKDPSIKMIYLVDYSNGSDGIIGRGIKSPQDVKGKTIARENILFEKVLLRAYLERGGLTEADATVKDLAAADAATAFAAKQVDVAVSYEPYLSKAAQQGGGEVIFSTKDTNLIADVIAVHDTLLQTRQTDLQAYLKAVDQAVKLLNAGDVESLKLAGRRLGVSAEEIKTQLEGVKLFDLEGNKSVGFNPSNANSLIGNLEMTAKAAYDFKFVPQALKVESIYDASIVKAA